The Streptomyces sp. NBC_00162 genome window below encodes:
- a CDS encoding IS481 family transposase, producing the protein MVHRNAPLTETGRLRLARCVVDDGWPVRRAAERFQVSHTTAARWAGRYRTLGVAGMSDRTSRPHHQPARTPATVEEHVLRLRREHRIGPLRLAARCGIAPSTAHRILMRHGLPPLATLDRATGEPVRRYERQRPGELVHIDVKKLGRIPDGGGHQALGRAEGRRNKTGAGWAYLHTALDDHTRLAYTEDLPDETAPTCAAFLARATAWFASLGITVERVLTDNAWAYSKNTWRQTCSDLGISPRWTRPWRPQTNGKVERFHRTLLEEWAYQRPYTSDHQRQEAFTDWIDWYNYHRPHTGIQGQTPASRVTNLPGQHS; encoded by the coding sequence GTGGTCCACCGTAATGCCCCGCTGACCGAGACCGGACGACTGCGCCTGGCGCGTTGTGTCGTGGACGACGGCTGGCCCGTGCGGCGGGCAGCGGAACGTTTCCAGGTCAGCCACACCACCGCGGCCCGCTGGGCCGGCCGCTACCGCACGCTGGGCGTCGCCGGAATGAGTGACCGGACCAGTCGCCCCCACCACCAGCCCGCCCGGACACCGGCCACGGTCGAGGAACACGTCCTGCGACTGCGGCGCGAACACCGCATCGGCCCCCTGCGGCTGGCCGCCCGCTGCGGGATCGCGCCCTCCACCGCCCACCGCATCCTGATGCGCCACGGCCTGCCGCCACTGGCCACCCTGGACCGCGCCACCGGCGAGCCCGTCCGCCGCTACGAACGGCAGCGGCCCGGCGAACTCGTCCACATCGACGTCAAGAAACTCGGCCGGATCCCCGACGGCGGCGGCCACCAGGCCCTCGGCCGCGCCGAGGGCCGCCGCAACAAGACCGGCGCGGGCTGGGCCTACCTTCACACCGCCCTCGACGACCACACCCGCCTCGCCTACACCGAAGACCTCCCCGACGAGACCGCCCCCACCTGCGCCGCCTTCCTGGCCCGGGCCACCGCCTGGTTCGCGTCCCTGGGCATCACCGTCGAACGCGTCCTGACCGACAACGCCTGGGCCTACAGCAAGAACACCTGGCGTCAGACCTGCAGTGATCTGGGCATCAGCCCCCGCTGGACCAGGCCCTGGCGGCCGCAGACCAACGGCAAGGTCGAACGCTTCCACCGCACCCTGCTCGAGGAATGGGCCTACCAGCGGCCCTACACCTCAGATCACCAGCGCCAGGAAGCGTTCACCGACTGGATCGACTGGTACAACTACCACCGACCCCACACCGGCATCCAAGGCCAAACACCCGCCAGCCGCGTCACCAACCTGCCCGGACAACACAGCTAG
- a CDS encoding AzlD domain-containing protein — translation MNVWIAIGLTVLGCYAVKLAGLLVPAGALERPLVRRLAALLPVALLAALTAQQTFSTGSALVLDARAAGLAAAALALLLRAPFLLVVAAAVVVTAGVRALGG, via the coding sequence GTGAACGTCTGGATCGCCATCGGACTGACCGTCCTCGGCTGCTACGCCGTCAAGCTCGCCGGGCTGCTCGTCCCCGCAGGGGCCCTGGAACGGCCGCTCGTGCGCCGGCTCGCCGCCCTGCTGCCCGTCGCCCTGCTCGCGGCCCTCACCGCCCAGCAGACCTTCAGCACCGGCAGCGCACTCGTGCTCGATGCCCGCGCCGCCGGGCTCGCGGCCGCCGCGCTCGCCCTGCTGCTGCGCGCGCCGTTCCTGCTCGTGGTCGCCGCCGCCGTCGTCGTCACCGCGGGGGTACGGGCCCTGGGCGGCTGA
- a CDS encoding AzlC family ABC transporter permease, translating to MVTEPETRETPATPGRPRAVVVRDALGVGVAVGLSGFAFGVTAAGAGVSVLQACVLSLLVFTGASQFALVGALAAGGNPFTAAAGAFFLGTRNAFYGLRLSQLLALPRAVRPFAAHWVIDETTAVALAQPDRKSARLGFTVTGLSLYVLWNLTTLLGALGAEAIGDTAAWGLDAAGPAVFLALLAPMLKTATERAVAALALVLGLGFLPVLPAGVPVLIAALAAPAVLWMKGRRS from the coding sequence ATGGTCACAGAGCCAGAGACACGGGAGACCCCGGCGACGCCGGGGCGGCCGCGCGCCGTCGTCGTGCGCGACGCACTCGGGGTGGGGGTGGCCGTCGGGCTGTCCGGGTTCGCGTTCGGGGTGACCGCCGCGGGGGCCGGCGTCAGCGTGCTGCAGGCCTGCGTGCTGAGCCTGCTCGTCTTCACCGGCGCCTCGCAGTTCGCCCTGGTCGGGGCGCTGGCGGCCGGTGGCAACCCGTTCACCGCCGCCGCCGGGGCCTTCTTCCTCGGGACGCGGAACGCCTTCTACGGGCTGCGGCTGTCGCAGCTGCTCGCGCTGCCGCGCGCCGTACGGCCCTTCGCCGCGCACTGGGTCATCGACGAGACCACCGCCGTCGCGCTGGCCCAGCCGGACCGCAAGTCCGCCCGGCTCGGCTTCACCGTCACCGGGCTCAGCCTCTACGTCCTGTGGAACCTCACCACCCTGCTCGGGGCGCTCGGCGCCGAGGCCATCGGCGACACCGCCGCCTGGGGGCTGGACGCCGCCGGGCCCGCCGTGTTCCTCGCCCTCCTCGCGCCGATGCTCAAGACCGCCACCGAGCGGGCCGTCGCCGCCCTCGCGCTCGTCCTCGGGCTGGGATTCCTGCCCGTACTGCCCGCCGGGGTGCCCGTGCTGATCGCCGCGCTGGCCGCGCCCGCCGTGCTGTGGATGAAGGGACGCCGCTCGTGA